Proteins encoded in a region of the Takifugu flavidus isolate HTHZ2018 unplaced genomic scaffold, ASM371156v2 ctg511, whole genome shotgun sequence genome:
- the LOC130520762 gene encoding NLR family CARD domain-containing protein 3-like yields the protein MSLKRRCEHVTEGTHEAGSGTLLNKIYTELYVTEGQSEEVDTQHEVRQLERTSKKNIKDTPIKCQDIFKVLSEQQRHIRVVLTNGVAGVGKTFSVQKFSLDWAEGLENQDISLVLPLSCRELNLIRDEQHSLLSLLHVFHPTLQKIRAEDLTVWKLLFIFDGLDESRFSLGFNKHQVISDVTQASSVGVLLVNLIQGNLLPSALIWITSRPAAAHQIPPSCVDRITEVRGFTDSQKEEYFRRRFSDEDLSKRIISHIKASRSLHIMCLIPVFCWITAIVLEDMMTRDQRGELPQTLTDLYSHFLMVQIKRKKQKYGGKQRPGKLTEADKELLLKLGRLAFEHLEKGNIMFYSEDLERCGLDVSEVSVYSGVCTEIFKRESVIFQKSVYCFVHLSVQEFLAAVYMFHCYTRKDTAVLSQFLKYSEPNPFSWFAGLFNNDPVTSLDDFLWRALMKSLKSENGHLDLFVRFLHGLSLESNQRILGGLLDQRDSHPETIQKVLNNLKELNSDEFSPDRSINIFHCLMEMKDQSVHQEIQEFLKSGEKSERKLSEIHCSALAYLLQMSEEVLDELNLQQYNTSDEGRRRLIPAVRNCRKAELSYSLLSMSHWEVVASAMTSNPSHLRELSLRWNQSLTDAKVKFLSSAMMHPNCRLETLRLRCCSLSEISCGSLASALRSNPSHLRVLDLRQNQLKDPAVKLLCGFLQDPLCELETLRSVRDDPVLSQV from the exons atgagtctgaagagaagatgtgaacatgtgactgaaggaactcatgaagcaggaagtggaaccctgctgaacaagatctacactgagctctacgtcactgagggacaaagtgaggaggtggacacacaacatgaggtgagacagcttgagagaacctccaagaagaacatcaaggacactccaatcaagtgccaggacatcttcaaagtcttatctgagcaacagagacacatcagagtggttctgaccaacggtgtcgccggcgttggaaaaaccttctcagtgcagaagttcagtctggactgggcagaaggtttggagaaccaagacatcagtctggtgcttccgctctcatgcagggagctgaacttgatcagagatgagcagcacagtcttctctcactgcttcatgttttccatccaacattacagaagatcagagcagaagatctgactgtctggaaacttctgttcatctttgatggcctggatgaaagcagattttcactgggtttcaacaagcatcaggtcatctctgatgtcacacaagcatcgtcagttggcgtgctcctggtgaacctcatccaggggaacctgcttccctcagctctcatctggatcacctccagacctgcagcagcccatcagattcctccctcgtgtgttgacaggatcacagaagtacgaggcttcactgactcccagaaggaggagtacttcaggaggaggttcagtgatgaagatctgtccaagagaatcatctcacacatcaaggcctccaggagcctccacatcatgtgtctgatcccagttttctgctggatcactgctatagttctggaggacatgatgaccagagaccagagaggagagctgccccaaaccctgactgacctctactcacacttcctgatggttcagataaagaggaagaagcagaagtatggaggaaagcagagaccagggaaactgactgaggctgataaagaactccttctgaagttgggtcggctggcgtttgaacatctggagaaaggaaacatcatgttctactcagaagacctggagcgatgtggactggacgtctccgaggtgtcggtgtactcaggagtttgtacagagatcttcaagagagagagtgtgatcttccagaaatcagtctactgctttgttcatctgagcgttcaggagtttctggctgccgtctacatgttccactgttacaccaggaaagacacagcggttcttagtcagttcctaaaatattctgaaccaaaccccttttcctggtttgctgggttgtttaataacgatccagtcacatctcttgatgacttcctctggagagcactaatgaaatctctcaaaagtgaaaatggccacctggacttgtttgttcgcttccttcatggtctctctctggagtccaatcagaggatcttgggtggactgttggatcagagggacagccacccagaaaccatccagaaggtcctcaacaacctgaaggagctgaacagtgatgaattctccccagacagaagcatcaacatcttccactgtctgatggagatgaaggatcagtcagtccatcaggagatccaagagttcctgaagtcaggggagaaatcagagaggaaactgtcagagatccactgttcagctctggcctacctgctgcagatgtcagaggaggttctggatgagctgaacctgcagcagtacaacacctcagatgagggacgacgtcgcctgattccagctgtgaggaactgcaggaaggccga actgtcttaTAGTCTTCTTTCAatgagtcattgggaagttgtggcctcagcaatgacgtcaaacccttctcatctacgggagctgagcttaagatggaaccaaagcctgacagatgccaaagtaaagttcctgtcttctgcaatgatgcatccaaactgcagactggagacgctcag actgaggtgctgcagtttatcagagatcagctgtggctctctggcctcggcgctgaggtccaatccctcccatctgagggttctggacctgagacagaaccagctgaaggatccagcagtgaagctgctctgtggttttctccaggatcctctctgtgagctggagactctcaggtcagtcagagatgatccagtactttcccaggtgtaa